In Arcanobacterium wilhelmae, the following are encoded in one genomic region:
- a CDS encoding regulatory protein RecX — protein MVNYAEDADFRPRKRKNPREIAERKAARAAARSASDWRSLARDVVYRRLAVRDRSVAELRASLEKELVPEEFISETIQKFADANLVDDERFANGFVRARFESKVISRKALAHDLHKKGIVGERAEEALGQISDEDEQERANAFAVRKIRSMARFEPEVIKRRLFGALARRGFSPGQVMRAVEAAFESLGSDQADHR, from the coding sequence GCAAACGCAAGAATCCCCGTGAAATCGCGGAGAGGAAGGCTGCCCGCGCGGCCGCGAGATCTGCATCCGACTGGCGTTCTCTCGCGCGGGATGTGGTTTACCGGCGCCTTGCGGTCCGTGATCGGTCGGTTGCTGAACTTCGAGCCTCTCTAGAGAAAGAACTCGTTCCCGAAGAATTCATTTCAGAGACGATTCAAAAATTCGCTGATGCCAATTTGGTCGACGACGAGCGGTTTGCCAACGGATTCGTCCGCGCCCGCTTCGAATCCAAGGTGATTTCACGCAAGGCTCTCGCCCACGATCTGCACAAGAAAGGGATCGTCGGGGAGCGTGCCGAAGAAGCGCTGGGGCAGATCTCGGACGAGGATGAGCAGGAGCGTGCGAACGCTTTTGCCGTGCGAAAGATCCGATCGATGGCGCGTTTTGAGCCCGAGGTCATCAAACGCCGTCTCTTCGGTGCGCTGGCTAGGCGAGGGTTTTCGCCCGGGCAGGTAATGCGCGCTGTTGAGGCAGCGTTTGAATCTCTCGGAAGTGACCAAGCTGACCATCGGTAG